In Halorubrum sp. PV6, a single window of DNA contains:
- a CDS encoding Xaa-Pro peptidase family protein: MNRTRLDDRLADLATDGYLIDAAQDDANQLYLSGFTGPDPFLTLYADGEIHVLVSGLEYGRARTESTADSVDRHADYDYEYGGREARNDMYARFVREKGVESVSMPPRGPVGTADALRDRGIDVVVDSDDRLGEVRAVKTDEEIAAIREAQRANEAAMRAAESLIAGADVAGEDAPVDGDVGPGTLLHDGEPLTSERVTEEIEVTLLRHGCALDQTIVAGGAQAADPHDRGSGPLRAHEAIIVDIFPRSKATKYNADMTRTFCVGEPGDRLREWYDLTERALDAALDAIEPGADGEDVHAAACAVYGAAGEPTFRTDPETETGFIHSTGHGVGLDVHEAPRLASGGGELTPGQVVTVEPGLYDPDVGGVRIEDIVVVTEDGYENLTEYPIEFVV, translated from the coding sequence ATGAACCGCACGCGACTCGACGACCGCCTCGCCGACTTAGCGACCGACGGCTACCTGATCGACGCCGCACAGGACGACGCCAACCAGCTGTACCTCTCGGGGTTCACCGGCCCCGACCCCTTCCTCACGCTGTACGCCGACGGCGAGATACACGTCCTCGTCAGCGGGCTGGAGTACGGTCGCGCCCGCACGGAGTCGACCGCCGACTCCGTCGACCGCCACGCCGACTACGACTACGAATACGGCGGCCGCGAGGCCCGAAACGACATGTACGCCCGGTTCGTCCGCGAGAAGGGCGTGGAGTCGGTGTCGATGCCGCCCCGAGGGCCGGTCGGCACCGCGGACGCCCTTCGCGACCGCGGTATCGACGTCGTCGTCGATTCCGACGACCGGCTCGGGGAGGTCCGTGCGGTCAAGACGGACGAAGAGATTGCGGCGATTCGCGAGGCACAGCGCGCCAACGAGGCCGCGATGCGGGCCGCCGAGTCGCTGATAGCCGGCGCCGACGTGGCCGGCGAGGACGCCCCGGTCGACGGCGACGTGGGGCCGGGGACGCTCCTCCACGACGGCGAGCCGCTCACCAGCGAGCGGGTGACCGAGGAGATCGAGGTGACCCTCCTCCGGCACGGCTGCGCGCTCGACCAGACGATCGTCGCCGGCGGCGCACAGGCGGCCGATCCCCACGACCGCGGTTCGGGCCCGCTCCGGGCGCACGAGGCGATCATCGTCGACATCTTCCCGCGCTCGAAGGCGACGAAGTACAACGCGGACATGACCCGGACGTTCTGCGTCGGCGAGCCGGGCGACCGGCTCCGCGAGTGGTACGACCTCACCGAGCGCGCGCTCGACGCCGCGCTCGACGCGATCGAACCGGGCGCTGACGGCGAGGACGTGCACGCGGCGGCCTGTGCGGTGTACGGGGCGGCCGGCGAGCCGACGTTCCGGACCGACCCCGAGACGGAGACCGGCTTCATCCACTCCACCGGTCACGGGGTGGGACTCGACGTCCACGAGGCCCCCCGGCTCGCGAGCGGCGGCGGCGAGCTGACGCCCGGTCAGGTGGTCACCGTCGAACCGGGGCTCTACGACCCGGACGTCGGCGGCGTCCGGATCGAAGACATCGTCGTCGTCACCGAGGACGGCTACGAGAACCTGACCGAGTACCCGATCGAGTTCGTGGTCTGA
- a CDS encoding Lrp/AsnC family transcriptional regulator: protein MDAEREVLDVLARNAREDIDDIAAQTGLDAAAVADAIDSLEADNVVHGYQAVVDWDRVDEGKIRALVEINVELDRETGYEQVADQISKFPAVDALHLVSGDYDFAVEVLGETMQDVSRFISEQVAPMPEVTQTVTHYIMETYKDGGIRFEDGDDDDRLSVSP, encoded by the coding sequence ATGGATGCCGAGCGCGAGGTACTCGACGTGTTGGCGCGGAACGCCCGCGAAGACATCGACGACATCGCGGCCCAGACGGGCCTCGATGCGGCAGCGGTAGCCGACGCGATCGACTCGCTGGAGGCTGACAACGTAGTTCACGGCTACCAGGCGGTCGTCGACTGGGACCGCGTCGACGAGGGGAAGATCCGCGCGCTCGTCGAGATCAACGTCGAACTCGACCGCGAGACCGGCTACGAGCAGGTCGCCGACCAGATTTCGAAGTTCCCCGCGGTCGACGCGCTCCACCTGGTGTCCGGCGACTACGACTTCGCCGTGGAGGTCCTCGGCGAGACGATGCAAGACGTCTCGCGGTTCATCTCCGAGCAGGTCGCGCCGATGCCGGAGGTCACTCAGACGGTGACCCACTACATCATGGAGACCTACAAGGACGGCGGGATCCGGTTCGAGGACGGCGACGACGACGACCGCCTCTCCGTGTCGCCATGA
- a CDS encoding adenylosuccinate synthase has translation MTLTIVGSQLGDEGKGALVDRWGGDADVVVRYQGGDNAGHTVVESGVEYKLSLVPSGAVRGTTGVLGNGCVVNPRTLFTEIDDLRERGLDPDVRVARRAHVILPYHRALDGIEEEVKSDDDAGDEVGTTGRGIGPTYEDKAGRRGIRIADLLDPDVLRDKLEYAVPQKRALVEDVYGLDLGDDDRAEAFDVDALHEEYAAIGERLADEGMTVNCSDYLYQRHEAGDEILFEGAQGTHIDVDHGNYPFVTSSNPTAGAAAVGSGLGVTTVGDGEVVGIVKAYLSRVGEGPLPTELDGDAEEEALADHIREKGGEFGTVTGRPRRIGWLDLPMLRHAARVSGFTGVAVNHVDVLAGLDELKVCTAYELDGETIDTVPTTTDRWERCEPVYETLDTWEPFDSAAVAETGYDALPEAAREYLEFVAEEIDTPVYAVGVGPDREETVELTNPFDE, from the coding sequence ATGACACTCACCATCGTCGGCTCCCAGCTGGGAGACGAGGGCAAAGGAGCGCTCGTCGACCGGTGGGGAGGGGACGCGGACGTCGTAGTCCGTTATCAGGGCGGCGACAACGCCGGCCACACCGTCGTCGAGAGCGGCGTCGAGTACAAGCTGTCGCTCGTGCCGAGCGGCGCGGTCAGAGGCACGACCGGGGTCCTCGGAAACGGTTGCGTCGTCAACCCGCGCACGCTGTTCACCGAAATCGACGACCTGCGCGAGCGCGGGCTCGACCCCGACGTGCGGGTCGCCCGCCGGGCGCACGTCATCCTGCCGTACCACCGCGCGCTCGACGGCATCGAAGAGGAGGTCAAGTCGGACGACGACGCCGGTGACGAGGTCGGCACGACCGGCCGCGGCATCGGCCCCACCTACGAGGACAAGGCGGGCCGCCGCGGCATCCGGATCGCCGACCTGCTCGACCCCGACGTGCTCCGCGACAAGCTCGAGTACGCGGTCCCGCAAAAGCGCGCGCTCGTCGAGGACGTGTACGGGCTCGATCTCGGGGACGACGACCGCGCGGAGGCGTTCGACGTCGACGCGCTCCACGAGGAGTACGCCGCCATCGGCGAACGCCTCGCCGACGAGGGGATGACCGTCAACTGCTCTGATTATCTCTACCAACGTCACGAGGCGGGAGACGAGATTCTCTTCGAGGGGGCACAGGGCACCCACATCGACGTCGACCACGGGAACTACCCGTTCGTCACCTCGTCGAACCCGACTGCGGGCGCCGCCGCCGTCGGCTCCGGGCTCGGCGTCACGACGGTCGGCGACGGCGAGGTCGTCGGCATCGTGAAGGCGTACCTCTCGCGCGTCGGCGAGGGACCGCTTCCGACCGAGTTGGACGGCGACGCCGAGGAGGAGGCGCTCGCAGACCACATCCGCGAGAAGGGCGGCGAGTTCGGGACGGTCACGGGGCGCCCGCGCCGGATCGGCTGGCTCGACCTCCCCATGCTGCGCCACGCCGCGCGCGTCTCCGGCTTCACCGGCGTCGCCGTCAACCACGTCGACGTGCTCGCCGGCCTCGACGAACTGAAAGTGTGTACCGCCTACGAGCTCGATGGCGAGACGATCGACACGGTCCCCACCACGACCGACCGCTGGGAGCGCTGCGAGCCCGTGTACGAGACGCTCGACACGTGGGAGCCGTTCGACTCGGCCGCGGTGGCCGAGACCGGATACGACGCGCTCCCCGAGGCGGCCCGCGAGTACCTGGAGTTCGTCGCCGAGGAGATCGACACGCCCGTCTACGCCGTCGGCGTCGGCCCCGACCGCGAGGAGACGGTCGAACTGACGAACCCGTTCGACGAGTAA
- a CDS encoding transcription initiation factor IIB family protein, with amino-acid sequence MSENVRTYTAEHVDETEPETESANEELRCPECDGQLATDTEHGETVCVDCGLVVEENEIDRGPEWRAFDSKEKDTKSRVGAPTTNMMHDKGLSTNIGWQDKDAYGKSLSSRQREKMQRLRTWNERFRTRDSKERNLKQALGEIDRMASALGLPDNVRETASVIYRRALDEDLLPGRSIEGVSTASLYAAARQAGTPRSLDEIAGVSRVEKDEIARTYRYVVRELKLEIQPADPGSYVPRFASDLGLSDEAERRARSLLDTAKSQGLHSGKSPVGLAAAAVYAASLLVNEKVTQSDVSDVANISEVTIRNRYHELLEAEDGVALN; translated from the coding sequence ATGAGCGAAAACGTTCGAACGTATACGGCGGAGCACGTCGACGAGACAGAGCCCGAGACCGAATCGGCGAACGAGGAGCTGCGCTGCCCGGAGTGTGACGGCCAGCTCGCGACCGACACGGAACACGGCGAGACGGTCTGTGTCGACTGCGGACTCGTCGTTGAGGAAAACGAGATCGACCGCGGGCCGGAGTGGCGCGCGTTCGACTCGAAGGAGAAAGACACCAAGTCGCGCGTCGGCGCCCCGACGACGAACATGATGCACGACAAGGGGCTCTCGACGAACATCGGCTGGCAGGACAAAGACGCCTACGGGAAGTCCCTGTCGAGCCGCCAGCGCGAGAAGATGCAGCGGCTGCGGACCTGGAACGAGCGGTTCCGCACCCGCGACTCGAAGGAGCGCAACCTGAAACAGGCGCTCGGCGAGATCGATCGGATGGCCTCGGCGCTCGGTCTCCCGGACAACGTCCGTGAGACCGCCTCCGTCATCTACCGGCGCGCGCTCGACGAGGACCTGCTCCCCGGTCGCTCCATCGAGGGCGTCTCGACGGCGTCGCTGTACGCCGCCGCCCGGCAGGCGGGGACCCCGCGAAGCCTCGACGAGATCGCGGGCGTCTCGCGGGTGGAGAAAGACGAGATTGCCCGGACCTACCGCTACGTCGTCCGCGAACTCAAGTTAGAGATTCAGCCGGCCGACCCCGGCAGCTACGTCCCCCGGTTCGCCTCCGACCTCGGCCTGTCGGACGAGGCGGAGCGACGGGCGCGCTCGCTGCTCGACACCGCGAAGTCGCAAGGGCTTCACTCGGGGAAATCGCCCGTCGGCCTCGCGGCGGCCGCCGTGTACGCCGCCTCGCTGCTCGTCAACGAGAAGGTGACCCAGAGCGACGTCAGCGACGTCGCCAACATCAGCGAGGTCACCATCCGGAACCGATACCACGAGCTGCTCGAAGCCGAGGACGGCGTCGCGCTGAACTGA
- a CDS encoding MFS transporter, with amino-acid sequence MNWRYKHTALTLCTLAFTATMVARLVISPLIPEIRTEFGVTNATVGLGLSGMWLAYALAQFPSGVLGDRYGERAVILTAVGATAVASLFIALSPSIVAFVGFVVLLGAGAGLHYTVATTFLSRRFDDIGRAIGVHVAGGPAAGLAAPPLAAFVGSRYGWRAGIALGVAVAVPVFALFAWRVRPTEPRRPDQEVRERFAVGPLVELLSRPAVFYTTALSTMGAFTWQATASFLPSFLEFGTGLSAGLSALLFSLYFLVHGATQPVTGSISDRIGRDATVMATMAAGVVGYGLLAATAAADLGRVVPVVGVAVVGLAMSWGAPLQSRFMDLLSDAERGAGFGLVRTAYMVVGASGSVVVGAVSDATGWAPAFGLLAGVMALGLATLLANRLLGLGY; translated from the coding sequence GTGAACTGGCGGTACAAACACACCGCGTTGACCCTTTGTACGCTCGCGTTCACGGCCACGATGGTCGCGCGGCTGGTGATCAGCCCGCTGATCCCGGAGATTCGGACCGAGTTCGGCGTCACAAACGCGACGGTCGGGCTCGGCCTGTCCGGGATGTGGCTCGCCTACGCGCTCGCGCAGTTCCCCTCCGGCGTCCTCGGCGACCGCTACGGCGAACGCGCCGTCATCCTGACCGCCGTCGGCGCGACCGCGGTCGCGTCGCTTTTCATCGCGCTGTCCCCGTCTATCGTCGCGTTCGTCGGCTTCGTCGTGCTGCTCGGGGCCGGCGCCGGACTCCACTACACGGTGGCGACGACGTTTCTCAGCCGGCGGTTCGACGACATCGGCCGCGCCATCGGCGTCCACGTGGCCGGCGGTCCGGCGGCGGGGCTCGCCGCGCCGCCGCTGGCCGCCTTCGTCGGGTCGCGATACGGGTGGCGCGCCGGCATCGCCCTCGGCGTCGCCGTCGCGGTGCCGGTGTTCGCCCTGTTCGCGTGGCGGGTGCGGCCCACGGAGCCGCGCAGACCGGACCAGGAGGTCCGTGAGCGCTTCGCCGTCGGCCCGCTGGTCGAACTCCTCTCCCGGCCGGCGGTGTTCTACACGACCGCGCTGTCGACGATGGGCGCGTTCACGTGGCAGGCGACCGCCTCGTTTCTCCCGAGTTTCCTCGAGTTCGGGACCGGCCTCTCGGCCGGGCTCTCGGCGTTGCTCTTCTCGCTGTACTTCCTCGTCCACGGGGCGACCCAGCCGGTCACGGGGTCGATATCCGACCGGATCGGCCGCGACGCGACGGTGATGGCGACGATGGCGGCCGGCGTCGTCGGCTACGGCCTGCTCGCCGCGACGGCGGCAGCCGACCTCGGGCGAGTCGTCCCGGTCGTCGGCGTCGCCGTCGTCGGCCTCGCGATGTCGTGGGGCGCGCCGCTGCAGTCGCGGTTCATGGACCTGCTCTCGGACGCCGAGCGCGGCGCCGGCTTCGGTCTCGTCCGGACGGCCTACATGGTCGTGGGCGCGTCGGGGAGCGTCGTCGTCGGCGCGGTGTCGGACGCCACCGGGTGGGCGCCCGCGTTCGGGCTGCTCGCCGGCGTGATGGCGCTCGGGCTCGCGACGCTGCTCGCGAACCGGCTGTTGGGACTGGGGTACTGA
- a CDS encoding adenylate kinase family protein — MSEGSPSGKDEAPTRVAVTGTPGTGKSTATALLADAYDVIHLNDLIKEDASLWTERDAERDTLVADLDAVREYLGDWTGVLDSHLAHRFDVDRVVVLRCHPEAVEERLRERGEPDATATENAESEALDVVLSEAVAEHGVENVYEIDTTDRDPAAVADEIRAAVEGEREPSAGTVDFMEYI; from the coding sequence GTGAGCGAGGGCTCTCCGAGCGGCAAGGACGAGGCCCCGACCCGCGTCGCCGTCACCGGTACCCCCGGAACCGGCAAGTCGACGGCGACGGCCCTGCTCGCAGACGCGTACGACGTGATCCACCTCAACGATCTTATAAAGGAAGACGCGTCGCTCTGGACCGAGCGCGACGCCGAGCGCGACACGCTCGTCGCCGACCTGGACGCGGTGCGCGAGTACCTCGGCGACTGGACGGGCGTGCTCGACTCGCACCTCGCGCACCGGTTCGACGTCGACCGCGTCGTGGTCCTGCGCTGTCACCCGGAGGCGGTCGAGGAACGGCTCCGCGAGCGCGGGGAGCCGGACGCGACCGCGACCGAGAACGCCGAGAGCGAGGCGCTCGACGTGGTTCTCTCGGAGGCCGTCGCCGAACACGGGGTCGAGAACGTCTACGAGATCGACACGACCGACCGCGACCCGGCGGCCGTCGCGGACGAGATCCGCGCCGCCGTCGAGGGCGAGCGCGAGCCGAGCGCGGGGACCGTCGACTTCATGGAGTATATATGA
- a CDS encoding pyridoxal phosphate-dependent aminotransferase: protein MRLSERARDLPESGIRKFFELAEARDDVISLGVGEPDFSAPWAARTAAIDSLERGKTSYTSNRGMAALRERIADHHQRYDQSYDPASEILVTTGASEAVDLAFRALVDPGDTVAVHEPTYISYGPGIELAGGERLTVPTRAADDFALTRSSLEAAGAADADLLVLCYPNNPTGATMTDEELAEVAAFCRENDLRVIADEIYAALTYGTDHASIANQPEMRERTVVVNGFSKAYAMTGLRLGYALGPTDAIDAMNRIHQYTMLSAPTTPQYAAIEALDRCDDEVAEMVDEYNRRRRLVVSRFNEMGLDTFEPGGAFYAFPDCGGDDEAFAEELLEAQGVAVVPGSVFGAGAEGHLRVSYATSMRELKEATDRIATFVENR, encoded by the coding sequence ATGAGGCTGTCCGAGCGCGCTCGCGACCTCCCGGAGTCGGGGATACGGAAGTTCTTCGAGCTCGCCGAGGCGCGCGACGACGTGATCTCGCTGGGCGTCGGCGAGCCGGACTTCTCCGCGCCCTGGGCCGCCCGCACCGCCGCGATCGACTCGCTCGAACGCGGGAAGACCTCCTACACCTCGAACCGCGGGATGGCCGCGCTCCGAGAGCGGATCGCGGACCACCACCAGCGCTACGACCAGTCGTACGACCCCGCCTCGGAGATACTCGTCACGACCGGCGCGAGCGAGGCGGTCGATCTGGCCTTCCGCGCGCTGGTCGACCCCGGCGACACGGTGGCGGTCCACGAGCCGACCTACATCTCCTACGGGCCGGGGATCGAACTGGCCGGCGGCGAGCGGCTGACGGTCCCCACCCGCGCGGCCGACGACTTCGCGCTCACCCGGTCGTCGCTGGAAGCGGCGGGCGCCGCTGACGCGGACTTACTCGTCCTCTGTTACCCGAACAACCCGACCGGCGCGACGATGACGGACGAGGAGCTCGCCGAGGTGGCCGCGTTCTGTCGCGAGAACGACCTCCGGGTGATCGCCGACGAGATATACGCCGCGCTCACCTACGGAACCGACCACGCGTCGATCGCGAACCAACCGGAGATGCGCGAGCGGACCGTCGTCGTCAACGGCTTCTCGAAGGCGTACGCGATGACGGGGCTCCGGCTCGGCTACGCGTTGGGGCCGACCGATGCCATCGACGCGATGAACCGGATCCACCAGTACACCATGCTGTCGGCGCCGACGACTCCCCAGTACGCCGCCATCGAGGCGCTCGACCGGTGCGACGACGAGGTGGCTGAGATGGTCGACGAGTACAACCGCCGCCGCCGGCTGGTCGTCTCCCGGTTCAACGAGATGGGACTCGACACCTTCGAGCCCGGCGGCGCCTTCTACGCCTTCCCCGACTGCGGCGGCGACGACGAGGCGTTCGCCGAGGAACTGCTGGAGGCCCAAGGTGTCGCGGTCGTCCCCGGCTCCGTCTTCGGCGCGGGCGCCGAGGGGCACCTCCGCGTGTCGTACGCGACCTCGATGCGCGAGTTGAAGGAGGCGACCGACCGGATCGCGACGTTCGTCGAGAACCGCTGA
- a CDS encoding NUDIX hydrolase, which translates to METTRHFTATTYVVNEGATALHAHERLGIRLPPGGHVDRDELPHEAALREVREETGLEAELVATESPITGPNTRGIPEPAHLMLHDINVHEDGSVGHQHIDHLYYAQVESRAIAPSGADEADPDDWEWYTRAELAASDLQPDVVDLGREAIAAVGGA; encoded by the coding sequence ATGGAGACCACTCGCCACTTCACGGCGACCACGTACGTCGTCAACGAGGGCGCGACCGCGCTGCACGCTCACGAACGGCTGGGAATCCGGCTCCCGCCGGGCGGCCACGTCGACCGGGACGAACTGCCCCACGAGGCCGCGCTCCGGGAGGTTCGCGAGGAGACGGGGTTGGAGGCCGAGCTCGTCGCGACCGAGTCGCCGATAACGGGGCCGAACACGCGGGGTATCCCGGAGCCGGCACACCTCATGCTCCACGACATCAACGTCCACGAGGACGGCTCGGTCGGCCACCAGCACATCGACCACCTCTACTACGCGCAGGTCGAGTCGCGAGCGATCGCCCCGAGCGGCGCCGACGAGGCCGACCCGGACGACTGGGAGTGGTACACGCGGGCGGAGCTCGCGGCGAGCGACCTCCAGCCGGACGTGGTCGATCTCGGCCGGGAAGCGATCGCGGCGGTCGGCGGGGCGTAA
- a CDS encoding aldo/keto reductase — MASDASGRSDTFDIGGELTVTRLGFGAMRVTGESIIGRPDDEAAAKRVLERAVDLGVDFVDTADSYGPGVSERLVGEALSDPDDVVVASKAGLLRNRDGDWLPHGDPDFLRNQVLCSLDRLGTETIDLYQFHRPDPDTDFAESVHAFAEMKDAGQIAHVGLSNVTVEQLETAADIVDVATVQNRYDVGNRDEEDVLRACEDRDVGFIPWGPLYAVDEEEPAAVLEEVAARRDATPQQVALAWLLDHSDVTLPIPGTSSVDHLESNVAAATLELTDEDVSALDAIDPRP, encoded by the coding sequence ATGGCTTCAGACGCGAGCGGCCGGAGCGACACGTTCGACATCGGCGGCGAACTGACGGTCACCCGCCTCGGATTCGGGGCGATGCGAGTCACCGGCGAGTCGATCATCGGCCGCCCCGACGACGAGGCGGCGGCCAAGCGGGTCCTCGAACGAGCCGTCGACCTCGGCGTCGACTTCGTCGACACCGCCGACTCCTACGGTCCCGGCGTCTCGGAACGGCTCGTCGGCGAGGCGCTCTCCGACCCGGACGACGTGGTCGTCGCCTCGAAGGCCGGCCTGCTCCGCAACCGCGACGGCGACTGGCTCCCCCACGGCGACCCGGACTTCCTGCGAAATCAGGTCCTCTGTAGCCTCGACCGGCTCGGCACGGAGACGATCGACCTGTACCAGTTCCATCGCCCGGACCCCGACACCGACTTCGCGGAGTCGGTCCACGCGTTCGCCGAGATGAAAGACGCGGGCCAGATCGCACACGTCGGCCTCTCGAACGTCACCGTCGAGCAACTGGAGACGGCCGCGGACATCGTCGACGTCGCGACCGTGCAGAACCGGTACGACGTGGGGAACCGGGACGAGGAGGACGTGTTGCGCGCCTGTGAGGACCGCGACGTGGGGTTCATCCCGTGGGGACCGCTGTACGCGGTCGACGAGGAGGAGCCGGCCGCGGTTCTCGAAGAGGTCGCCGCCCGGCGCGACGCCACGCCCCAGCAGGTCGCGCTCGCGTGGCTGCTCGATCACTCCGACGTGACGCTCCCGATTCCGGGAACGTCGAGCGTCGATCACCTCGAATCGAACGTCGCGGCCGCGACGCTCGAACTGACCGACGAAGACGTGTCGGCGCTGGACGCGATCGACCCGCGGCCCTGA
- a CDS encoding CDP-alcohol phosphatidyltransferase family protein has protein sequence MTLDQYRSVADRLLGPWVRAAAWLGLSPDQVSVVAFAVAVGAAGAFAVGEPAFYVLGAICVLLNGWLDLVDGALARHLAVSSDGGDLLDHVLDRYADIAVIAGFTVGIGAYALGFAAVTGVLMTSYMGTQIQAVGIGREYGGLLGRADRLALMGIVGVVAAVYSAPIVVGLNVVGLLLALFAAVGHLTALQRFLGAWRDL, from the coding sequence ATGACTCTCGACCAGTACCGCTCGGTGGCGGATCGCCTGCTCGGGCCGTGGGTGCGCGCCGCGGCGTGGCTCGGCCTCTCGCCGGACCAGGTGAGCGTCGTCGCCTTCGCGGTCGCGGTCGGCGCGGCCGGCGCGTTCGCGGTCGGCGAGCCCGCGTTCTACGTCCTCGGGGCGATCTGTGTCCTCCTCAACGGCTGGCTCGACCTCGTCGACGGCGCGCTCGCCCGCCACTTGGCGGTCTCTTCTGACGGCGGCGACCTCCTCGATCACGTTCTCGACCGCTACGCGGACATCGCGGTTATCGCCGGTTTCACCGTGGGAATCGGGGCGTATGCACTCGGATTCGCCGCGGTGACCGGCGTGTTGATGACCTCGTACATGGGCACCCAGATACAGGCGGTCGGCATCGGCCGCGAGTACGGCGGGCTGCTCGGCCGCGCCGACCGCCTCGCGCTGATGGGCATCGTCGGGGTCGTCGCCGCCGTCTACTCCGCGCCGATAGTCGTCGGGCTGAACGTCGTCGGACTCCTGCTCGCGCTGTTCGCCGCCGTCGGACACCTCACCGCGCTCCAGCGATTCCTCGGCGCGTGGCGCGATTTATAA